The following proteins are co-located in the Triticum aestivum cultivar Chinese Spring chromosome 1A, IWGSC CS RefSeq v2.1, whole genome shotgun sequence genome:
- the LOC123120870 gene encoding uncharacterized protein, producing MKISMAAAAPLLLALAATAGAVTFDVTNEAASTAGGQRFDREYGAAYAKQVLSDASSFTWGIFNQPDPSDRRPADGDTVTLAVRDTDGIASTSGSTIQLSARSVGGITGDNLKEQVDGVLYHEVAHVWQWGLQEYGAHSGIFEGIADYVRLKAGYVAANWVKEGGGDRWDQGYDVTARFLDYCDSLKAGFVAEMNGKLKDGYSDDYFVQILGKSVDQLWNDYKAKYPQPQG from the coding sequence ATGAAGATCTCCATGGCAGCAGCCGCTCCCCTCCTCCTGGCCCTCGCAGCCACGGCCGGCGCGGTCACGTTCGACGTGACGAACGAGGCGGCGAGCACGGCCGGCGGTCAGCGATTCGACCGGGAGTACGGCGCCGCCTACGCCAAGCAAGTGCTCTCCGATGCTTCCTCGTTCACCTGGGGCATCTTCAACCAGCCGGACCCCTCCGACCGCAGGCCCGCCGATGGCGACACCGTGACCCTCGCCGTCCGCGACACGGACGGCATCGCCTCCACCAGCGGCAGCACCATCCAGCTCAGCGCCCGCTCCGTTGGCGGTATTACCGGCGACAACCTCAAGGAGCAGGTGGACGGGGTGCTGTACCACGAGGTGGCGCACGTGTGGCAGTGGGGGCTGCAGGAGTACGGCGCGCACTCGGGGATCTTTGAGGGTATCGCGGACTACGTGCGGCTCAAGGCCGGGTACGTAGCGGCGAACTGGGTGAAGGAGGGGGGCGGCGACCGGTGGGATCAGGGGTACGACGTGACGGCCAGGTTCCTGGACTACTGCGACTCGCTCAAGGCCGGGTTCGTGGCGGAGATGAACGGCAAGCTCAAGGACGGCTACAGCGACGACTACTTCGTGCAGATACTGGGGAAGAGCGTGGACCAGCTGTGGAACGACTACAAGGCCAAGTACCCCCAGCCCCAGGGCTGA